In Chitinophagaceae bacterium, the DNA window CACGGACTCACGACTTTTATTGATCTTTTAATTCTCTCTTTCATTGGGTTATTTATTTTTATGGGCTTCGGGTTCATAGTGTCGGGCATTGCGAAAAATGAATCTGCAGTGCCACCGATTGCCAACATCATCACCTTACCACAATTTTTACTGGCGGGCACTTTTTTTTCTACAGATGCTTTTCCATCCTGGCTGCAACCCATTCCTAAAATCCTTCCACTCACGTATTTGAATGATGCGATGCGCAAAGTTTCATTTGAAGGTGCAGGTTTATTGGATGTATGGAAAGACCTTGCTGCATTAGGCATATGCGGTTTGGTAGCTTATGTTATTGCCGTGAAGGTGTTCAGGTGGGAGTGATTTTTTTCATTCTTTACTTTATGAAATTGCTATTAACAACTGACGGATATCATTTTTTATAATTGCAAGTTGCCGTAATTATGCAGTCTTAAATCTCAGTCTATGATATGGCTGATCGCGATATTCTCACTATTTCTTCTTCTACTTGCCTATCTTTTATTTGCTCCCTTCTTCCTTGATATTGACAGCAGAAAAGACTTGTGCATTGTAAGGTTTCATCGCCTTGCAAGCGGCAGGTTATTGGTATCGGACGGTTCATTGCAGCTTGAAATAAGTATTGCAGGTTGGAAGAAGCAAATTGATCTGCTGTTGGAAAGAAAACCCAAAATAAAAAAGGCATCAAAGAAAAAATCACAAAGAAAACAGTCAATGTTTTCTTTCAAAAAGATATTGTCGATCACAAGAAGTTTTAAAGTAAACAAGTGCCGGTTTTCGTTTGATTCCGGCAATATGCAGTTGAATGGCTATTTATTTCCCGGCTTTTATTGGCTGAGCAGGAAAACAGGAAAATCTTTCAGCATCAATTTTCTTGGCGATACGGAATTGGTGCTACAAATAGAAAACAATTTTGCCCGCATAGCATGGGCATATTTTCACAATCAATTCACAAAGTAAAAACTCAAAACAATGAACAATCTAAATGAGATGCTCAGTGAAATGACCGGATTTTTAAAATCAGAAGCAAAAACTGAAACCATCATTGGCCAGCAATTTAAATTAGGTGAATTTACCTGCGTTCCCGTAATGTCTGTCGGACTGGGATTCGGCGGCGGCGGCGGAGAAGGAAAAGGCAAAGCAAGGAGTTCAGAGGAAGGAGAAGGAACAGGTGCAGGTGGCGGCGCAGGATTGGGAATGGGACCGGTTGGGTTCCTGGTTACGAAAGGAAATGAAATTCAGTTTATTCCTACGCGCACTTCCAAAGGATTAACCGCGACGTTTGAAAAACTGCCTGATCTTCTGGAGAAATTCCTGGATAAAAACAGGAAGAAAGAACCGGAAATGGCGTAGCGTTTTTTTGTGCCGCTTCTTGTAAATGATGTTTGGAATTGTCGTTCTGAGCGCAGCGAAGAATCACAAAAAGTAAAGCAGATTTTTTACTGCGTTCAGAATGACAAATCAGATATTTAGCTTTCCTAAATCAGTATCTTATTCATGCGGCCAGTCGGCTCCTTCATCAATCCATTTCTCAAGCGTAAGGATGTTTTCTTTGGGAAGCAGGTGTGCTTCAGCAGATTTCATGTCGGGTCTTTTACCGGAAACAATTTCTATCAAAATGCTTTTGTTGCTATTGCCCGGAATGATGAAGGCTTCCATGCCGCTTTTCCCAAAATAGTTATCACGGATATCGGCGCGAAAACCGCCAAGTTGCTTCCTGGGTCCATGGCAAATGATACAATTCAGCTCTATAATAGGATAAACGTCTTTCCGGAAATCTATTTTGGTATGAGCAATCACTTCTGCAACCGGGGTGATTCCTGTACTACTATTGGACGGCAGTGCAGCATTGCACACTACTTTGCCTGAAGCATCTGTTACTGATCGGTAAGCTGCAAAAGCGAATGCAGTGAACAAAGCAATAATTGTGAAGACGGTTACAAGACCTGCGCGAACAGTAGACTTATGGTTCGTTGTTATTCCCAAAATTCTTCTTCCGATTACTGATGTTAACCATTGCCAATGCAGTATCAGGTGAAGGAAGAGTACAACGAGCAAGCCAATGCTGAACCAGTAATGTATAACGCCATATTCATGACGGGCAAGTCCCCAAAGCATTCTTGTTTTATTTGTACCCGGAGGTAAAGGAAACCGGATGATAAAACCCGTAAGAATCATTGCCAGGAAAAGAAGGCCTGCAGTAAGATCAAGGATGAGATTAATGATAGTTTTACTCACCTGCCAAAGCCGGAAAATTTGCTTTTCAGACTACTGTAAAGTTAGCTTGTTACAGTTGCATTTTCGAATTCATTACAGATAATCTTTTTATTAAAGGAGACTTGATCAGCCTTTACAACTGCCACGCAGACGCTGATTATCGGAAGCATTTCTTGTAAAGCTGAGTGTGCGGATGATCGGTTTATTGGTTCCTGCACTGATGAATCAGCATAAGAATAACAAATCAAATGTTTAGCTTTCGGGAATCATTCACTTCTCGAAAATTGTTACTGCATGAAACGAATTGTACTTCTTCCATTGCTTTGTGTTTTTGCCTGCTGCTGTGAAGCACAAACGAACGGCTTTCTTTATGGCTTCAGCATTTTTTCTCAAAGTAATCCGCCCAACACTTACAAAGGTCTGGCAGAATACAATACTGCCACCAACGAACTGGCAACCTGGAGCCAATTCAGCGAACAATATTATGCCTTTGGTGATCATGCTATTGATCCGGTGCACAAAAGATATGTACAAGTAATTGGAGATTCTCTGAATATGTATTTAAAGGATATTGATTTCACTACCGGAGAAGTATTAGGTGAATTGTTTACAGTGGATTCAGTGGGAAATGGCCAAACCGGTTCTGTAACAATTGGCGGAAACATCAACGGTACTTTTTACAATTGTGCTGATGCACAAATTTATTTTATGCATTACAAGGCCCCCTGGGAAGATTCAACACATCTTGCAAAAGTGGATCCTGTTTCCTATGAAGTAACGGAGCTTGCAAAATTTCCAATCAGTTGGTGGAGCTTCGATAATGTGGTAACAGTAAATCACCAGCAGATTTACCTTGGTTATTACAATTACTATGCATCGTCGAGCGAGATTATTACCTACGACATCAGCAGCAACACTGTTTCGTCAGCCACGCTGTCGCAGCCGGATTTTAACATCTCACAACTATCACTCACGTACAATTCAAATGATGGAAATCTTTATGGAGTTGATTACGACCTTGATTCTTTTGCAAACAACAATTTTCTTGGCGACCTGCGCATTGTAAAGGTAGATCCGGAAACCGGAGCGTTCACTTACCTCACCACCGACTTTTTTGCGAATCTGATCGGTGCGAATATGGTGTTCAATCCACCCACCAACAAGCTTTATTTTATTGTTCAGCAAAGTAATCCCGGATATCCTGAAATGGCGATTTATGATCTTGGAACAAATACCGTTGCTATTCTTCCAATGGATAATCTTAATACTACCATCTTCAGCTCAGTAACGCTTGGTTCCGATTTGTATGCACTCAGTAAAGATTGCAATGTACCAACTGCTGTGGAAGAGACAGTCGTGGAAGATTGTGCCATCGCTTTACATCCGACGCTCACTTCAGGAATGCTGAGTGTGACTATGGATTGTGATATACATCAGTATACAGCATTGCGATTGGAAATTATTGATTTCCTGGGACGAACTTTGATCAGCCTGCCTGTTGACGGAAGTTCTTTGAATGCTTCCTCTTTTTTAAATGTAGCTGCACCTTATATCTATCGTTTTCGCGACGGAAATGAAACTGTTAAAACGGGAAAGGTGATATTTATTGAGTAGGTAATTTTTTTTCAATAAGATAGGACCGTTCCAAAGTTTTTGACTTTTGAAAAGGTCTTGCTTCAAATTTATATCTGAATAAATAATTGAGATTTTACGAGCCCTAAAATTAGAAGTAGCGCTGATTTTGTTTTACTAACTTTTCCAAAGTGAAATAAACTTTGAAAAGGTCTTGCCTTATTGTTCCAGAATAGTCTTCTCCAAATCACTGATCACATTCATATAAAAAATGCCGGCATCATAAGGTGAAGGAAAAGGAGAAAAATATTTATGTACATCGCCGTCAGCCCAGAATTTGGTGCTCATATAATAAAAGTGATCGGAAGTTTGCAGCTTGCTCCACACTTTTAAAAGGTCTTCATTATCCGTTGCTTTTACGGCGTGTTCCAGTGCATAAATTTTTTCAAGTGCTTCCCGCTGTAATTCATTTTCATTCCAGGCAGAAAGATCGCGTTCTTCATCAGCCCAACTGGTGAATTCAGGTGCATCATATACATCACGCGGAGGATGATTGGAAATTACTTCTGAAGGAGAGCGGAAATAAAAATCAGGATGATCGAGAATCATTTCCGGAAGATTATCGAGGAAATCGAAGATGCCTGTTTCTTTCCATTGATGTTCACCAAAGGTTTCATAATCCATAAACAGGTTGATGGTTTCCGCCTGTCCGGCATGGTCATGCAGCCACTTCGAAAATTTATCGGCAGTAAGCGGCCAGTCTTCCCAATTGTGATTGCTGAAACGGAAAGCGATGTCGTCACTCAAACGGTAATTTTTCAACAACAATGAAAAATTTTCAACACCGGGTGCAGTATAAACCTGGTTAGGTGAGCGTGTTACAAGATAACGATCGGTGCCTTCGCACAACATGCCTTTGTAACCAAGTGAAGCAACATGCGCAGCGAGATCGTTGTTAAAAATGAGTTCCGTATTCCTGAAGATGGCAGGTTCGAGATTGAAAAGCTTTTTTATTTTTTCACGGTGCATTTTCACCTGCCGGTCAAATTCATCTTTTGAATACAGGAAACTGAGTGAATGATAATAGGTTTCGTCGAGCATTTCTACATAACCTGTTGCAGCCAATGCCTGGAAAGAAAGAATCACATCGGGTCTGTACAATTCAAATTGCTCCAGGGCCACTCCGGAAATAGAGTAGGCCACTTTGAATCTTCCCTTGTGCCGCAAAAGCAATTCGAGAATTTTTGCGTTTGTCGGGAGGTAACATTTGTCTGCCACTTTATTCAGAATCTCTACGTTCATATCGTAGTTTTCATAGTAATGATCATGACCGATCTGATCATAATTATAATTGCGAAGTCTGAATGGCTGGTGTACCTGGAAATAAAAACAAACGGAGGTTCCGGGCAGCTCATTCGCTTTTCTTGCAGGCGATAGGGTTATTAATTCAGCGGGAAGAATTGCTGAAGTAAGGTTTGCTGTTTTTTCTTCAACACTTTTAATTACACCGGATTCCCCGGTATTGTTGCCGGTTGCCATGGAGTCAATAAATATATTTGCCAGGTTTTCATTCAATGCATACACCGGCACCGTGAAACCTGTAACGGGATCAAATACTTTTTCAACATCGCTTGCCTTTTCTTTGATTTTAAGTTTTTTCTTTTTCTTGCCTCGTTTCGACATAGTATCTGTAAATTAATAAGAACGCTTTATTCTACAACTTCCTTAGCTGACTCCACTAAATGTTTGTATGATTTCAACACTTCGCGTGCAGAATTATCCCAACTGATATTCTTAACATCGTTCGCTGTGAGCTTTATCATGGTTTCGCGCAATCCTTTGTAATTACAAGCGGAATAGAGATAATTCGCGAACTTATCAGTATCCCAACAATCAGCTTTTAAAACATTATGGAGCACTTCACTCACGCCTGATTGTTTTGAAATCACACAGGGAACATTAAACTGCGCGGCTTCCAACGCAGATAATCCAAATGGTTCAGAAACGGATGGCATAAAATAAGCGTCAGCGGAAGCAAGCAGCTCTGAAATTTTATCGCGTTTGATAAAGCCTGTAAATTCTACCTGCCGGTTAAGTCCGGCTTCGTTCACTTTTTCTTTCAACCAATCTGACTGGTCACCATTTCCCGCAACGATAAATTTTGCCTCCTGCATTTTGCTGCAGAGTTTTATCATGGTTTCCAATAAGAACTCGGGTCCTTTCTGACGTGTGATGCGTCCGAGAAAAAGTATCCTTTTTTCATGGTCGGTTCTTGCTACTTTATAAGTGCTGTTATCTTCAATAGCATTGTAAACAGGAAAAATCTTCTCTGCGGAAATTCCATAATGATTGATGATGGTTGATTTCGTGTATGCACTTACCGGCAAAACACGGTCTGCATTTAACATGCCCTGATGTTCGATGTGATAAACAGGATTGCGCGCATCTGTATGCGCCCGATCTGTTTCAAGTGAATGAACATGCACCAACAAAGGCTTACCGGTTTTCTTCTTCAATTGAACAGCAGCAGGGAAAGTGATCCAGTCATGCGCATGGATCACATCAAAATCAATTTTCTTACTCAACTGATTGACCATTTCCGCATACGCGCGGACCTTGCGCATGATGTCGGGTCCATAGGATTCCTGCTGATTGAATAATGCCTTCACTTCTTCACCCACCACATCATTGCCTGCATACGGTATGCGTAAGTCCGCATGATCCGGATTCAGCTCATCAATAAATTCAGCGGCGAGAAATTTCCGGAAGTCATCCACCACCATTTCACCCGTGGCCACATCATAATCAAAATGATTGAGACCGATGAGGTTTACCCTTTTCATTTTGAAGTGGAGATCACTTTTTGGAAGGATGATTTTAATTTCTACAAAATTGGCGAGTGCTTTCGCTAATCCGTAGCATGCAGGGCCAAGTCCACCGGTTAGAATTGGTGGAAATTCCCATCCCAACATCAACACCCTTATTCTGTTATAATCCATTCTTTATGTACGATGATTCCTTTATTTCATAAAACCGGTCATTCCATTTAGGCCGGACGCAGCACATTATTTACTGCTGCCTGCGCTATTTGCATGCAACGTTTTCTGGAGCTCATCAAGTTTTTTCTGAACCGTTTTCAATTGTGAATTTTTGATCCAGACTTTCCGGGTTTCCAGCAACCAGCCTCCGGCAAATCCAACCACAAAAATTACGATGGTAACCAGTGACATCGAGCCTTCAAATTTCCAGAACAGAAAGTGAAGTGACACCGTGGCAATATTTTGTATGGCGAAAATCAGCGCGATCACCAGTAAGATGATCGTAACAATGTAAATCCTGTTCATGAGAATTTATTTTTGGAAGGGGCGAAAGTTAGGAAGAAAATCGGCTTCTGAAATTCAGTCACTGAGTGCAGCCAAAAAAATTCGGTCACTGAGCGCAGCCGAAGTGCCCGAATTTTGGAAGTTGATTGATCGCGTATTTTTTTGCGCCCTTCGGCTACGCTCAGGAAGCAAAAAATTCGGTCACTGAGCGCAGCCGAAGTGCCCGAATTTTGGAAGTCGATTGATCGTGTATTTTTTTGCGCCCTTCGGCTACGCTGAGGGAGCAAAAAAGTCCCGGCTGCTGTATGAAGTCAAAAAAAATCGGTCACTGAGCGCAGCCGAAGTGCCCGAATTTTGAAGTAGACTGATCGCGTATTTTTTTGCGCCCTTCGGCTACGCTCAGGGAGCAAAAAAATCCTGATTTATTCCTTCACCCATTTAATTATAGAAATATTTCCTGCTTCATCTGTGGCACGAACGAGGTATAGTCCAGGTAGTAATTCGTGAACATCAAACTGTGTTTGATCTGCTTCATCTGATAATTGCCTGTACAACTCCTTTCCTGAAAGATCGAAAACCTGAAGATTAACCATTCCTTCAAATCCATTCAACAACACATTGATAATGTTTGTAGCAGGATTCGGATAGACCTTTACATTATTGGAAATTCCTGTTTCACTGATGCCTTCAATGGTAACACCGGACTTCGGAGGTACAATATTCACTGTATAATCTTCTGTTTCACCTCGTGCATAGGATCCGCATGGAGAAGGCGGTACACCAAATATCATCATTACACGCATGCGGGTTAAGCCAGGTGTAGCATTTGCTGGAACGTTGAAATTCACACCAATCCATCCAAGGAAATCAGAAGAAATATTTACTGCCTGTTCGCCTGCATCTGTAAAATCATTATCATGGTTATAGTCAATCCAGATACTGTAATTCTCGGTGAGTCCAAATGGCAACGCTGCCGATAGATACCCGGTTACAATAGAACCCTGAATCAGGTTAGTACTAAGATTTGTGAAATCTCCATAGCCATTATTATTTCCGGTACTGTTTTGTATACCGCCAATCCAAACCAGAGAAAGGTATTCGAGTGATGCATCCAGACCGCCCACGCTACAATAACCCGTACCTTTAGTGGTGAAGTTCTTTGTATTAGAGAAGCCCGAAGGTCCACTGCTACAGACGGCCTCTATTGCATAATTATAGGAAGTGCCTGCTGTAAGTGCTTTTATTTTGATGGAAGTAAGATCAGTTGTGATAGTAGTCCAATCTGCGGCTGAACTCGTTTTATAATGGAGATGGTAAAGATAGGCACCAGCCACAGCCGCCCATGAAACCTTGGCAGTTGTGTCTGTAATGTTATTGGCCTTTAAGTTGGTTGGAATGCTACATGTTCCTGTACCATTGTGATCAAGAAAATGGAAGGCGGTCATATTCGTTCCGCTTAACACAAACAGACTGCTGTCATTGGCAAGCGTAGATGCGATGCCCCAACCTGAATAAATATTTACGGAGTCGATCCATTGTATTGCTCCGCTATTGCTGTATTTCAAAGTAATCATTCGCAGGTAAGATGAGCCATTGGATTGTGTAAACATCGGACCGCCTTTCCCGGTTACAAAAACTTCTCCATTGGCCGTTGCAGAAAGGGCGCCCGGCGCCTCATCATTACCGGTGGTTTGGTTGTATCGTGCATTCCATAACATGTTGCCGCTATTATTTACCTGGAAGGTTACCCAGTCAAAATAGGAAGCATTTAGATTGCCATAACCAATCACACTTAACTTGGTGGAAACCAATGTGAAACTCCTCGCTGTTTCTTCACCGCCAAAATCATAACTCTTCTTCCAGGTCTGAACGCCGGCAGCATTAAACTTATAAATGATCATATCCATGCCACTGTTAGCTGACACCTGATTCGGATAATTGGTGAGAATGTATGAGTTTCCATTACCATCAATTTCAACATCTTGTCCCGAGTAACCTGTAAGATATTTGCTCCATAAAAATGTACCGGCAGTATCCCACGCTACTATCGAGAGGTTAGCTACATATTCAGACGTTCCTGTCACTATCACTAAATTATTTTTTAACCGCATGGATGCAAATCCGTGAATAGTTCCAAGGTTGACAGTGGTGTTTACCAACACTGTACCGGCCGGATTAAGTTTCATCAAAACAAAACCTGCGGGACTGGTGCCTGCTGTACCTATATACAGATTTCCGTTTTTATCGAGTTCACTGCGCAAGTTGAATTTCATACCTGTTGAGCTGCCTACAA includes these proteins:
- a CDS encoding GerW family sporulation protein, giving the protein MNNLNEMLSEMTGFLKSEAKTETIIGQQFKLGEFTCVPVMSVGLGFGGGGGEGKGKARSSEEGEGTGAGGGAGLGMGPVGFLVTKGNEIQFIPTRTSKGLTATFEKLPDLLEKFLDKNRKKEPEMA
- a CDS encoding glycosyltransferase family 4 protein encodes the protein MDYNRIRVLMLGWEFPPILTGGLGPACYGLAKALANFVEIKIILPKSDLHFKMKRVNLIGLNHFDYDVATGEMVVDDFRKFLAAEFIDELNPDHADLRIPYAGNDVVGEEVKALFNQQESYGPDIMRKVRAYAEMVNQLSKKIDFDVIHAHDWITFPAAVQLKKKTGKPLLVHVHSLETDRAHTDARNPVYHIEHQGMLNADRVLPVSAYTKSTIINHYGISAEKIFPVYNAIEDNSTYKVARTDHEKRILFLGRITRQKGPEFLLETMIKLCSKMQEAKFIVAGNGDQSDWLKEKVNEAGLNRQVEFTGFIKRDKISELLASADAYFMPSVSEPFGLSALEAAQFNVPCVISKQSGVSEVLHNVLKADCWDTDKFANYLYSACNYKGLRETMIKLTANDVKNISWDNSAREVLKSYKHLVESAKEVVE
- a CDS encoding DUF4405 domain-containing protein, with the translated sequence MSKTIINLILDLTAGLLFLAMILTGFIIRFPLPPGTNKTRMLWGLARHEYGVIHYWFSIGLLVVLFLHLILHWQWLTSVIGRRILGITTNHKSTVRAGLVTVFTIIALFTAFAFAAYRSVTDASGKVVCNAALPSNSSTGITPVAEVIAHTKIDFRKDVYPIIELNCIICHGPRKQLGGFRADIRDNYFGKSGMEAFIIPGNSNKSILIEIVSGKRPDMKSAEAHLLPKENILTLEKWIDEGADWPHE
- a CDS encoding T9SS type A sorting domain-containing protein; this encodes MKKIIPLIAFLLMASSYSFATYSTDWIKPADSYLKTGSMIAHDKSDNVVVAGYIQAQNTYTRKYDKFGNFLWERISTSGISGNYEKPVWINCDKNKDIYVVGYRYTWGSSWEYPNAVVVLKYTSTGTLLWKKNIDLSYIVGSSTGMKFNLRSELDKNGNLYIGTAGTSPAGFVLMKLNPAGTVLVNTTVNLGTIHGFASMRLKNNLVIVTGTSEYVANLSIVAWDTAGTFLWSKYLTGYSGQDVEIDGNGNSYILTNYPNQVSANSGMDMIIYKFNAAGVQTWKKSYDFGGEETARSFTLVSTKLSVIGYGNLNASYFDWVTFQVNNSGNMLWNARYNQTTGNDEAPGALSATANGEVFVTGKGGPMFTQSNGSSYLRMITLKYSNSGAIQWIDSVNIYSGWGIASTLANDSSLFVLSGTNMTAFHFLDHNGTGTCSIPTNLKANNITDTTAKVSWAAVAGAYLYHLHYKTSSAADWTTITTDLTSIKIKALTAGTSYNYAIEAVCSSGPSGFSNTKNFTTKGTGYCSVGGLDASLEYLSLVWIGGIQNSTGNNNGYGDFTNLSTNLIQGSIVTGYLSAALPFGLTENYSIWIDYNHDNDFTDAGEQAVNISSDFLGWIGVNFNVPANATPGLTRMRVMMIFGVPPSPCGSYARGETEDYTVNIVPPKSGVTIEGISETGISNNVKVYPNPATNIINVLLNGFEGMVNLQVFDLSGKELYRQLSDEADQTQFDVHELLPGLYLVRATDEAGNISIIKWVKE
- a CDS encoding LapA family protein, with protein sequence MNRIYIVTIILLVIALIFAIQNIATVSLHFLFWKFEGSMSLVTIVIFVVGFAGGWLLETRKVWIKNSQLKTVQKKLDELQKTLHANSAGSSK
- a CDS encoding alpha-amylase, with protein sequence MATGNNTGESGVIKSVEEKTANLTSAILPAELITLSPARKANELPGTSVCFYFQVHQPFRLRNYNYDQIGHDHYYENYDMNVEILNKVADKCYLPTNAKILELLLRHKGRFKVAYSISGVALEQFELYRPDVILSFQALAATGYVEMLDETYYHSLSFLYSKDEFDRQVKMHREKIKKLFNLEPAIFRNTELIFNNDLAAHVASLGYKGMLCEGTDRYLVTRSPNQVYTAPGVENFSLLLKNYRLSDDIAFRFSNHNWEDWPLTADKFSKWLHDHAGQAETINLFMDYETFGEHQWKETGIFDFLDNLPEMILDHPDFYFRSPSEVISNHPPRDVYDAPEFTSWADEERDLSAWNENELQREALEKIYALEHAVKATDNEDLLKVWSKLQTSDHFYYMSTKFWADGDVHKYFSPFPSPYDAGIFYMNVISDLEKTILEQ